The Bacteroidia bacterium DNA segment TATCATGACAAAAACCAAAACCTAAAGGGCTACTTGGATCTGCACATGGATAAATGGTTTCACCGGTTAGTCCGTTTAGATAAAAAATTACAATTGAATCGGTAGGTACCTGAATGTTCATAATACTTATACTATCACAACCAACCAAACAAACATCTGCATCGATATTAAGGCCAAAACCAAAATCAAGATCTAGAGAAATTACACCAGCCTGTGGAAAATGAGAATACAATTCCCAACCTGGCTGAACTTCGTAATCTGAGTGTATTGTTACAACTTCACCAGGATTAAAAGTATAATTATTAGGAACCTCTAAATTTATTTCAACAGGATAATCAACATCTAACCACCCAGTTGTCCATCCATGCATATCAAAAGTAGAACCCACAACAAACCATGTGTCAATATTAAACATAGCTCCTACAGGTTCGCCCAATATAGTATCCATATATCCAATTGAAATTGCTGTATCAAAAGCTACATGAAATAAATCAAAATTTACATTTATGTTAAAAGGACTACCATTGGGTCCCCACATATTTTGATTAGAAGTTGAATAAGGAATGTCGTGATTTATGAAATAAGTCTGGGCATTACTATTGCTATGCAGGCAAATAGCAATAATTAAAATAAATAATATGCGAGTAATCCATTTCATTTATTTTACTATTTGCTATCATTAAATTTAACTGTAAGCAAACTCTCTCTTAATACAGGATACAACAATTTTTTCAACAATGCAGGATAATTAGCAGTTAACCATATTGTTCGGTTATAATCACCGGTAAAAAACATCATTCTTTCAAACTGAAGAACTTTTTTTGAAGTATCATTTGAAGTAGTTTGAAAACTAAGAGTATATAATTTCCCTTCCATTCCCAATGCAGTTTTAACATCTTCACATGAAATTAACACGGCATTTTGTGTATTAAAATATTCAGACGTAAGACCTTCTGCTACCTGCAGATATGACGTCCCATCAACAGCAGTTGCAGTAATTGAGGCAGAACTGCCAAGATGAATAAAACCGTTGATTTTTTCAACAAATTTGAAATGGGCTGGAGGAGTAATTAATATTTCAGTATTTGGAATTAGGTATGGCTTGACCTTGCCAGACTTTAATGTATCAGCAGTTTGAGCATATGACGCAAATGTCAAACAGAATAATATTATACACAACAAAAATAATTTCATTACAGTTTTCTGTAAGTTAAAAAAGTAAAAAGAGGTATTCCTTGGTTTATAAATACGAATGCAAATTATAAAATTTTTATGACTTTTAAAAGATAACAAAACATGTTTTTAGTCATTAAAAATCTTTATTTAAACCATAAAATTATCTTTGTAAAAAAATAAATTATGTGGACAATTCTTTTACTAACCGTTTCAAATATTTTTATGACTATTGCCTGGTATGGTCATTTAAAATTTAAAGATGTAACATTATGGAAAGTTGTACTTATTTCCTGGCTTATTGCATTTGTTGAATATTGTTTTATGGTTCCTGCTAACAGAGTTGGATACGGTCAGTTTAATGCATTTGAACTTAAAACAATTCAGGAAGTGATTAGTCTTGTAGTTTTCTCTGCTTTTGCAATTATATATTTAAACGAGAGTTTAAAATGGAATTATATAGTAGGCTTTGCTTTTATAGTACTTGCAGTATTTTTTATTTTTAAGAAGTGGTAAATAAATACAAGTTTAAATCCTTTTTAAATGCCAGGTAAAAAGACCTAACAAAAAAATAATTCTAGTGCTTAACTAGCTTTGTGCTTTTCCTATAACCATTTGTACCTGTAACACAAATTTCATAAATTGATTTTGGAAAATCTGAAATATCAAATTCTAGTTTACCCTCATTTGTATTAATCTTTTTAATTGCTAGTCTTTCACCTAACAAATTATACATTTCAATGGATAAAGCTTCAGCATTTTCAGGCAACCTCCATTCAACTTTTACTAATGAAGTACATGCAGGGTTTGGAGATATTGACAAATAAATATTATCTGATAAAGGATCAGATATAGTTGTACAATTTTGAACAAAAACAGAATCAGTAACTCTATAATTACAAAGAGTATCAGCATAGACCATTTGCCCATAACAATTCACAGAGAAATCATCAATATTCCATCCGTTATAATTAACAGAACCATCTGTAGATCCCATACCAAATCGTACCATAAAACTGGAGTTATTATTTGCAATACTCACAGGATATTCTCTAAAGGTCCATGAAGATTCGGATACAGTACTAATATTAGCATATAATGAATTCCAGGTTAATCCACCATTTCCAGAAACCTCTATATACATGTGATCAAAGCTTGCCGATTCGCATCCGCTTAAACTATAGAATTGAATTGAACATGTATTAAAATTACTACAATTAATTATGGGAGAACTAAGCCAATATGTTTGATTCATACTATTTGGATAACAACCTCCAATATAATTTCCTATAATATTATTATCTAAAGTTGAAGCTGTATTATCCTGAGACGGATCTTGAGCACCGGAACATCCAACACTTGCAACAGCAGGACCACGGGACCATTCGACCCCATATCCGGTCCAACCTTTATCTGTACTAAAGTCATCATAAAACACAGGCTGTAATCCATTAATTGTATCATTAATAATTGTATAATAATTGTAATAAATTGTATTCATTCCAGCTGACGCTAAAGAAGGATTAAATAAATTTCCCTGCATTGCCGAACCTGAAAATGTTCCACCTGCAGGAATTCCAGTTAATGCTACTGGCATTTCATTATGGCAGATTGTATCCATCAAACCCGAAAAAGATAATGGAATGCTATCATAAACTGTAATAAAAACTGTGTCAGATAGTATTATTGGCAAATTAGTATAAGTTACAGTTAGCCACATTGAACTATCCGGATAAAACAATGGAGGGTTTTGACCATTATAAAAAAGTCCATTTGCAGTATTCCAGACGGTATTTCCATTAGAAGCAGAATAATTGCTTGTTGTTATTGTGACATTATCCAGCCCCCAATGGTCAAAATCATTGCCTGAAGTCACATCCTGATACCATCTGAACCAAACATTACCACTTGTAATTAAATGAAAACAGTATCTATTCCAACTAGTCATTATAGGGTCATAACCACCTAAAGGATCCCAATAACCCAGATCTACCCAGGGACCGCCTTGACCGGTATTTGAATATTGAAAATGCACCCCTTCTGTTGCCATATCTGGACCTTCGCAGGGAGTTGAATTAGATTGACTTGCATAGGTCATATCAAAACAAATATCAACTGAATCTGAAACAACGTACACTGTAGATATTACTTCCCTTGGGAAAGTAGAAGCCGGACCAATCCATAAATAAGTACTACCATCAGAACCAGCACCACATGGATTAGTAAACATAGGAGATGAAGGAGAAAACCACCCTACATTTAGCGAACCACTATTAAAATTAGAATCATCTAAAGTATCAGCACATATTATACTTGACGAAAGTTGAACCGGAGTTCCTTCACAAATATTAAATTCTGTTTGCGACACAGTTAAATTACATTGCGCAAAAGTTAAAGAGGATATTAAAAAAGAAACCAGTAAACTAATTATATATTTTCTCATACTTAAAATTATTATAATCGGTTGAAATATACAACTTATGAGAATAAAAAGCAAATAATTATTTATTAGTTCAAAATTTTATTTTTTTTAATAAAGCTTAATAAACCTCATAATTGTAAAGAAAACCATCTTTATTTCCTACAATAAGATTATACATTCTTTCATTAGTGCTAAAATGACTAATACTAAATGGCGTACCTCCATCAAGCGGAAAACCCTTAGGCAATTTTCCATCTTTATCAATTAAGTATATTTTGTTATTTTCTTTACATACAATTCCTATTTTATGCCGCGCACCAGGAAACTCATAATAAACAGGGCGAAATAATGGAGTTTCCGAAAAATCATATGAACAGGTCTTTTTCTTTAACCGATTATAAATTGAGAGTTCGTCCTGGTCAAGATAAATAAATTCGCAATACCCATCGCCATCCATGTCATGATAATCAAAAAAATGATTTTGTGTAAAATTACCAATATTCTGTTTTTTTACTGTACCGTCAAAGTAAATATATCTAATACCTCCATCAACAGTAGTTGTAACTAACCTATCTTCTGTTTCTGGATTTTTTTGCTCATAAAAGAAACGACTTTTACGGTTTATGGGAAAATATTCTTTAAGTTTAATTACTTCCTTCCCTTTACGATCAAGAAGATAACAATTTAAAGTATCTGCAAATACTACGTAATTTTTATCTTTTACTTTAAAGAACTGAATAGGCTGATAAACAAAATTATCAGTTTGTTCGAATTTCCAATCCTTAACAATATTCCCATCAGGTGTATAACAATATATCTTTTTATCAGAACAAGCAACAAAAATTCTAATATTTCCTTTTCCGTCAAAGTCAACTATACTAATACCATTTGTTGCGGGCGACTGTAGTTTTATAGGAAATCGTTCAAGATAATCACCGTTTCTATCTATTAAATAAATATAATTTCTTGTGTTAAAAAGGTATTGTAGTTTTTTATTTTTAAAAGCATCAACCTGAAAAACATCACTCAAAATTGTTTCGGTAATATTATTTTTCCAAAGTATTCTACCTGTACTGTTTATCAGGTAAAGTGTTCGCCCATCGTCCTGAACAAATACTTCTTTCTCATCAGTTAAATGATTTATAAGAAAATATGGCTTTTGAGATATTGTAGAATCTAAGCGACTTTCCCAAATAGTATGGGTTTTTTCTTTAATCTCAGGATTATATTTAATAATAATACTATTGTAAATCATCCCTCTTGAAACATTCATCTGACAGGAAATAGCATCAAGTCTTTTAAACACCTCAAAATTTGCATTAAATATTTGCGATAATTCTTTATTTAAAAAACCAGAAGCAAAGTCTTTTGCTCTTGATAAATCGATATAAAAAAGAAAATTACTTTTAGAATCTAGATTTTCAGTATAGCTCTGGTAAAAGCCATCATTAGCCAGAGTTTTTTTAAGCAAATATGAATGATGAAGCTTTTTTAAAGCAAGTTTTGAAGAACTAAACACTAAGTAATTATCTAAATATGTAAAATAAGAAGTTGGAACACGGTCAAACACATTTCCAAAAAGCAATCCTCCAATATTTTTAATCGGAAACGAGTAAACAGGAAATGAGGTTTCTGCGTCTATAACACATTGCGATTGATAAGATTCGGGCTTTCTATTTTGAACCTGTGCAATTCTGTTTATTAATAAATTCATTCCTTCTTCGGTAAGACTTCTGCTTTTTGTTTTAATAAAAACATATTCCGACTTTACAGAATCATTTGCATTTAATTGATTATCGGCAAAAGCCATTACAACTTCACCATCTATTATACTACCGAATGCTGCTTCGATATCAATTTTATAACTCTTTTTTATAAAATCGATGTCTTTATTATAGGTATTTATTTTTCCACCAGCTTCTAGATAATTTTTATAATCAGTCATGTATTTTTTAAAATCAGAGATGCCTAAAAAAAGATAAGAATACACATCGCCAGGCATAACTTCTGAAGTAGAAAATTTCTGAGGCTCCTGATTCATGAAAATATTCGTGTAATTTGCGATAGAATCACCAGGGTATGTAAACCCATTAAACATAAACATATCAGGCTTTACATGAAAATCAATCTCGCTCCACTCGGCAATATTAGTTGAAGCTGAAACAGATTTCTGATAACAATTTGCAAGTTGAACAGAAACTAAGCCCGGAAAGGCTTTATGGTTTACATAAATATTTCCATCAACATTTTTACCCGCTGTCTCCAATACTTTTCTAAATCCGGGTTTATCTAACAACGAGTAGTCGGATTGCACCTGACGAATAGCATCTTCAACAAGTAATGAAGATTCGCTAAAAACAAAAACTCCCTGTGAAATTGCCCAGCTGAAATTTTTTATTTTTGATTCATCAGGTAGTATTGTTTCATACATTATTGTTTCGTTATAATTTCTTTCGTTTATACGAATACTATCTCCAAACTCGGTTTTTAAAAAAGTTTTTATTTTTTCTTCAGTTATAAATGAGCCAAAATTCATTAAAAAAAGAGTTTCGTATCTTTTTTTACCTGAAAGGTGAACTGATACAATTAGTGGTCCTTTTGCCGAAACAGCAGCTAGTTCTTTTGAATTAATAAACAGACTATCGAGCCACGAAACCTTTGAATTTATTTCATTAATTTCTGTTACCTGAATTAACAAATTCCACACATTACTTTTAGTTTGCAGATGGTTAAAGAAAGTAGTAGCATTTTTACATTCAACTACAATTGCTGCATCTGTAGGAACAGCTTTTAAAAGCTGAGTTACTACTATTTCTTCTTTATTGTAATAAAAATAACCTATTACCGAACCTGAAATAATAATTAATGCAAGTAGCAATAATAATATATTCCTAACTATTTTGCCCATAGTACAAAAATTTTCAATTCAAACGTACACGTTTTTTAACTTCAATATTCGCACACAAGTTAAAACTTATCAAACATCTGTGTTTAATAACTATGTTAAACCGAGAATCCATTATATCACTCTTAGTTAAAAGCAAAGCATAAAATATTTTGTTGTAGTAGAACTCCAACAAATGTAATCCCAGGCTCATTTTCTGGTTTATTAAAGATCTTTTTAAACAATTCGCTGCACCGTCGTGGCCAATGTCATTGACTTAAGCTAAAACTCCCTGTAGTTCTCGATTGAATTCTCCGCCGCGGCGGACTATCATTCTAGCTTGTTCCTCAGCCGCTCTGCGGCTGAGGAACAATTTCTATTTGCAACTTCGAGTAGCAAAGCGTATCGAGAAGTAAGCAAATGGATTAACAAAATTACATTTTCTTAAGTCAATGACATTGCCGCCGTGGCGGATAACAATTTATCAGTAAGGCACTTAACTTATATTTGAAAAACTTTGTGAATAATTGTTACACTTTCATTCATTGTTAAAAATTGTCTGATTTAAAAATTATAGAAATTTTTCCATTGCAAGCATAAACTCATCTTTCTTTGTTCGTGCAATATAAAGCTTAGTGCCATCAGTTAATTCAACAATTCCACCATCTGTTTTTAAATGCTTTTTTACAAAAGCAAGATTTACCGTATTTGATTTGTGAATTCTGAAGAAATTTTCAGTTGGCAGAAGGTCTTCTATTTCACTTAATCCTTTTGAGACTAGAATACTTCTGTTATTTGTTAGAACAATTTTACAATAACTTCTGTCAGCTGTAAAATACATAATTTCATCTATTGCAAGGTACTCTATTCCATTGGTAGTAGGCACAGCAATCTTTTTTACTTTTTGTACCTTCATGTGCTCGAGTAATCTTTCAATATCTGATGGCACTTTTAAATTATTTGTTTTTTGAGAAACAAAATTTGCAACTGCATTCTTTAAATCTTCAACATCAATAGGCTTTAACACATAATCAATAGCATGAAATTTAATTGCTTTTAAAGCATAATGGTCGTGAGCTGTAACAAATATTACTTTAAAATTACGTTCGGGCAAACTTTCCAGCAAATCAAATCCACTGCCACCGGTCATTTCTACATCAAGAAATAAGAGGTCGGGTTTTTTGCTAATTACTTCTTTTGCACCTTCAATTGCAGAATGTGCAAAACCAATAACTTCAACATCCGGACAATATTCTTTAAGCATTAAAGACATTGTTTGCACAGATTTTTTTTCGTCATCAACAATTATTGCCTTAATCATAATTATATATTTTATTTTTCCATAACAGGAATATTCAATTCCACTTTTGTACCAATTGGATTGCCTTTTGAATCGGTCAAGTCAAAGGTATTGATAAACATTTCGCTACCATACAATTTATTAATAAGTCGTAAACGCGATTCAGTTATTTGTGTTCCAAGTGACTGGTGATCTGGTTTAGTTTTTAATCTGATTTCTTCAGCTTTCTCTCTACCTATACCATTATCTTCTATTGAACAAAGAATTCTGCCGGCTTCTTCTTTTCTCACAGTAATTTGCAACATCCCTTTTTCTTTCCTGTGAATCAATCCATGCCTTATCGCATTTTCAACATAAGGTTGAAGTATCATTGAAGGAATCTGATAATCCAATATGCTATCATCGGGAAATACAGAAATTTTAAAATCAAACAAATTTTCAAAACGAAGTAGCTCAAGTTCTATATATAATTCAAGTGCAGTTAAATAATCCCTTAACAATATTGTATTTTGCTGGCTGTTAATAAGTATCTGTCTAATCAATTTTGAGAACATTGAGATATACTTATTTGCCGACAATTTATCGTTCTGAAAAATAAAATATTGAATTGCATTTAAAGTATTAAAGATAAAATGAGGATTCATTTGAAGTCTTAATGCCTTTCTTTCGGTATCAAATATTTTCTTTTCCATTTCCAGCATTGTTCTCTCAATTTCATTTTTTCTTCTGATACGTTTAAGCTGAGTTCTAACAATGTAGACAATAATTAAAATAATTGTAAATGCTAATAAAATTCTGAATGTCCATGTCTGCCACCAAGGCGGTAAAATAATTAGAGTGATTACAGTTTCTTCAGATTCGCCAAAATAATTTGTTGACGAAGATTTAACTCTGAATTTATATACCCCCGGTGCAATATTGGTAAACTCTGACAGCCTATGATCGGCATCTGTTTTTATCCAATATTTATTTACATTCTCTAATTTAAACTCATAAAAAAGATTTGATCCATTTGATAAATCAAGTGATGCAAATTCAAACGAAAAAAAGTTGTCAGAATAATTTAATTGTATAGTATCACCATTAAAATATTCGCGATAATTTAATTCATTAAAAATACGGAAGCTTGTAATAACAGGTCTGGGAGGGATTTGCCTATTTGGAATTTCATCAGGTGCAAAAAGGTTAAAGCCATTCATCCCACCAAAGAATATTTCACCATTATGAGTTCGGCATTGAGCTCCGCCATTATACTCGTAACTTTGTAATCCATCTTTTACATCATAATTTACACAGGCACCATTTATAGGATTAAACCGGCATAAACCATGATTAGTATTTAGCCAGAAATAACCTGATTTATCTGGCACAACTGCATAAACGACATTATTTGGCAAGCCTTCTTTATCTGTATAATATGTAAACTTATTTTTTTTAACATCGAACTTATTCAACCCACCTCCCATTGTACATATCCATAAGTTATCATAATTATCTTCGAAAATCGAAAATATTGTATTATTATTTATTGAAGTTCCTTTATTAGAATTTGTTTTAAATACTTTAAAGTTATCTTCACTTGGATTATAAAGATTCAGACCATTATTTGTTGATATCCATATGTTTTTCTTACTATCCTAAAAAATATGATAAATAAGATTATTGCTTAAACTTGTTGAATCTGATGGATTGTTATAAAAATATTTAAATGTATTTTGCTTAGTGTTATATTTAGCTAAACCATTAGAGGTGCCTAGCCATATAAAACCATAACTATCCTGAAATATATCCCACACAGTATTGTCACATAAATAATTCTGACTTTTTTCTGCTGAGAAATTTGTTATTTCACCTGTAACAACATTTAAACGATCAACACCTGCATCATCTGTGCCAATCCACATATTACCTTCTTTATCTTTACATATTGAACGAACATTATTACTTGAAAGCGTTTTTGGTTTACCAGGTTCATTTACTAATTGCATCCATATATTTTTCTTTCTGTTCCATATATTTAGTCCTCCGGCAGTTCCTATCCATAACAAATCATTCTCATCTTCAAAAACTGCCCAAACAATGTTATTACATAAACTATTTTGGTTATAAGGTATATGGCGATAAGTATCAAATGAGAAATGATGTGGATCGATTTTGTCAACTCCCTTATATGCATTACCTATCCATATTATTCCGGATTTATCTTCATAAATACAATTAATAAAATTATTAGTAACACTAAACTGGTCGCTTGGATTATTTTTATAACTAATAAACTTTCCTGTTTTTTTGTTAAACAAGTTAAGCCCCCCACCAAAAGTTCCAACCCAGAACCGGCCTTTAGAATCTTCGAGCAAGGAGGTAACAATATTATTATTAATAGAATACCTGTCCTTTGTATTATTCACAAAACGAATAAATTTTTTATTCTTTTCGTCAAAATAATTTAGACCATTAGATGTACCAAACCATAATTTTCCTGAATTATCCTGCGTTATTGCATAAATTTGATTACTGCTAATTGAATTTAAATTATTTGATTCTGAATAATATTTAATAACTTTTTTACTCTTTTTATCAAAACAATTTAACCCATTTTCTGTCGCAATCCAGAGCAGTCCTGATTTGTCCTGAAAAATTTGATAGATAGAATCACAAGAGAATAAAGTACTGTTTCTTGAATAATTTTCAAATTTTCCTGTTGCTTTGTTAAAAACACTTATCCCATTTGTAGTACCAATCCACAACAATCCATCATTGTCTTCAGAAATACAATTAATAGTATCGCAATGAATTGCATTCAGATCTTTTCTGTTTGAAGTATATTTTGTAAATTGTTGTGTTTTTCTGTTTAATAAAGCCAGTCCCCATTCTGTACCCACCCATAGATTAGCTTTATTATCTTCATAAATTGCACGTATAGTTTGATTACCCAGATTCTGTTTATTTTCTTTAAAACCTGGCAAATAAATAACAAAGTTTAAACCATCAAAACGATTTAAACCGTCCCACGTTCCAAACCATAAAAAACCTTTACTATCCTGAATAATAGAACTTACAGAATTTTGAGAAAGTCCCTTTACAACTTTAAAATCTTCAGATGAAAAATTATTAAACCTTATTCGTGATGAATCCTGAGAAAAACAAACCACAGTTATCGCTAAGAATAGGTTCAGAAATAATATTTTCAAAAGCAATTTCATATAAATTAACAATCGGTTAATTTAATTAAACATTATGATTCTGCAAAAGAAAATGTTGCATAGCAATAGAGAACTCATCTTTTTTGACTTTTGCAATATACAATTTTGTCCCATCGGTTAATTCTACAACCCCTCCATCTGTTTTTAAATGTTTTTTCACAAAATTTAAATTAACAGTATGAGATTTATGAATTCTGAAGAAGCTATCCGAAGGAAGTAACATTTCTAATTCGCTCAAACTTTTTGAGACAATCAGATTTCTTTTCTCTCCGAGAAAAATCTGACAATAACTTCTGTCAGCTGTTATGTATAAAATTTCTTCTATTGAAATAAATTCTGTTCCATTTGTTGTTGGCACAGCAATTTTTCGGGGAGAAGACTGTTTTAAATTCATTAACAATGTACCAATATCGAGAGGAGAATAATCATCTTTAATTCTTCTTTTTTTAATTTTTTCAATTGTTATTATAATTTCTTCAATATCTACAGGTTTTAAGATATAATCGGCTGCTGAAAATTTTATAGCTTTTAATGCATAATGATTATAAGCAGTAACAAATACCACATCAAATTTTCTGTCAGGAATAGCATCAAGAACATCAAAGCCGGTTCCATTAGGCATTTCAATATCCAGAAAAACCAAATCGGGCTGAAGTTGATTTATTTTTTTTACAGCTTCTAATGGAGACTTGGCTGTACCAACAACTTCAATATCCGGACAATAATCCCTCATTATCAGTTCAAGGCTTTGAATTGCCATATTTTCATCATCAACTATTATTGTTTTAATCATAATATTAAAATTTAAACAGGAAATTCTATTTCTACTTTTGTACCTATTGGCAAATTGTTATTATCCTTAAGATCTGTATATCTAATATTTAATTTACTCTTATGAAGTTCATTAATTAACGAGATTCTGGATTCTGTAATTTTTGTTCCCCACGACACATGATCCGGTTTCTTTTTTTGTCTTATTTCTTTTGCTCTTTCGCGACCAATTCCATTATCCTCTATAGTACATATAAGAACATTGTTATTTGATGTAAACTTAATCTTTAACATTCCACCTTCAGAATTTTCTCGATGCATAATACCGTGCCATATAGAATTTTCAACAAATGGTTGCAAAATTAATGGAGGCAAACTTATTAATTCAAAATCAGGAATCGAGTCGAACTGCAGATCAAAAGAAAATTTGTTTTCAAATCTCAACTGTTCAAGTTCTACATATAGTTTTAGCGATTCTATTTCATCAGATAATGGGATAACAGGTTTTTGTGAATTATCTAAAGTAAGCCTCATTAGTCGGGCAAATTTAGACAGATATTTACTTGATGCAATTTTATCATTATTCAACAGAAAAAACTGAATAGAATTTAACGTATTAAAAATAAAATGTGGGTTCATTTGTTGACTAAGCGCTTTCTGCATATATAAATTGAGATTCTTCTCAAGTATATGCCGATTTTTAATTGCTCTGTTCATTGAAGAAATATAAAAAACTGCAACAACTAGTAGAATTATAATAGCAACAGCAAACAGCCAGTATTTTAATAGCCTTTGATTATTAAGTTCTTCTTCTTTTTGTTTAAATTGTAAATCTTTTAATTGTTTTTCGTGATTTAAAATAGAAATCTCATGTTCCTTTTTTTCATTTTCATAGTAGGTTTGCAGTGCATCTAATTTTTTTTTACTTTCAGATGTAAATAATGAGTCTTTTAATCTATTATACTTATCAGAATACACAAATGCCTGTTTATAATTATTTTGAGAAGCATAAAGCTCAGAAAACAATTTATAGTCATCAATAATAATATTCTGAGCATGTGTTTCATTTGCTAATTTAACACTTTCAGAAATTGATTCCAATGCTTTTGCAATTTGTTTAGTTTCAAAATAAGCATTTCCCAAACTATACAATACAGTGGCAATAGCCGTTTTATTTTCTGATTTTCTATTTATGATTAGAGCTTTATCAAATAAATTAATTGCCTCATTGTATTCTTTCTTTAAAAGATAGGCATTACCTAAATTATTATATCTAATGGCTAAATTAAACTCATTTTTTAATTCAGTATCTATTACTATAGCTTTATTTAAATAAGTTATAGCTTGGTCAGGTTTTTTCATTTTAAGATATACCCATCCAATATTGCTTAAT contains these protein-coding regions:
- a CDS encoding response regulator transcription factor; this translates as MIKTIIVDDENMAIQSLELIMRDYCPDIEVVGTAKSPLEAVKKINQLQPDLVFLDIEMPNGTGFDVLDAIPDRKFDVVFVTAYNHYALKAIKFSAADYILKPVDIEEIIITIEKIKKRRIKDDYSPLDIGTLLMNLKQSSPRKIAVPTTNGTEFISIEEILYITADRSYCQIFLGEKRNLIVSKSLSELEMLLPSDSFFRIHKSHTVNLNFVKKHLKTDGGVVELTDGTKLYIAKVKKDEFSIAMQHFLLQNHNV
- a CDS encoding T9SS type A sorting domain-containing protein; amino-acid sequence: MRKYIISLLVSFLISSLTFAQCNLTVSQTEFNICEGTPVQLSSSIICADTLDDSNFNSGSLNVGWFSPSSPMFTNPCGAGSDGSTYLWIGPASTFPREVISTVYVVSDSVDICFDMTYASQSNSTPCEGPDMATEGVHFQYSNTGQGGPWVDLGYWDPLGGYDPIMTSWNRYCFHLITSGNVWFRWYQDVTSGNDFDHWGLDNVTITTSNYSASNGNTVWNTANGLFYNGQNPPLFYPDSSMWLTVTYTNLPIILSDTVFITVYDSIPLSFSGLMDTICHNEMPVALTGIPAGGTFSGSAMQGNLFNPSLASAGMNTIYYNYYTIINDTINGLQPVFYDDFSTDKGWTGYGVEWSRGPAVASVGCSGAQDPSQDNTASTLDNNIIGNYIGGCYPNSMNQTYWLSSPIINCSNFNTCSIQFYSLSGCESASFDHMYIEVSGNGGLTWNSLYANISTVSESSWTFREYPVSIANNNSSFMVRFGMGSTDGSVNYNGWNIDDFSVNCYGQMVYADTLCNYRVTDSVFVQNCTTISDPLSDNIYLSISPNPACTSLVKVEWRLPENAEALSIEMYNLLGERLAIKKINTNEGKLEFDISDFPKSIYEICVTGTNGYRKSTKLVKH
- a CDS encoding DUF3352 domain-containing protein gives rise to the protein MGKIVRNILLLLLALIIISGSVIGYFYYNKEEIVVTQLLKAVPTDAAIVVECKNATTFFNHLQTKSNVWNLLIQVTEINEINSKVSWLDSLFINSKELAAVSAKGPLIVSVHLSGKKRYETLFLMNFGSFITEEKIKTFLKTEFGDSIRINERNYNETIMYETILPDESKIKNFSWAISQGVFVFSESSLLVEDAIRQVQSDYSLLDKPGFRKVLETAGKNVDGNIYVNHKAFPGLVSVQLANCYQKSVSASTNIAEWSEIDFHVKPDMFMFNGFTYPGDSIANYTNIFMNQEPQKFSTSEVMPGDVYSYLFLGISDFKKYMTDYKNYLEAGGKINTYNKDIDFIKKSYKIDIEAAFGSIIDGEVVMAFADNQLNANDSVKSEYVFIKTKSRSLTEEGMNLLINRIAQVQNRKPESYQSQCVIDAETSFPVYSFPIKNIGGLLFGNVFDRVPTSYFTYLDNYLVFSSSKLALKKLHHSYLLKKTLANDGFYQSYTENLDSKSNFLFYIDLSRAKDFASGFLNKELSQIFNANFEVFKRLDAISCQMNVSRGMIYNSIIIKYNPEIKEKTHTIWESRLDSTISQKPYFLINHLTDEKEVFVQDDGRTLYLINSTGRILWKNNITETILSDVFQVDAFKNKKLQYLFNTRNYIYLIDRNGDYLERFPIKLQSPATNGISIVDFDGKGNIRIFVACSDKKIYCYTPDGNIVKDWKFEQTDNFVYQPIQFFKVKDKNYVVFADTLNCYLLDRKGKEVIKLKEYFPINRKSRFFYEQKNPETEDRLVTTTVDGGIRYIYFDGTVKKQNIGNFTQNHFFDYHDMDGDGYCEFIYLDQDELSIYNRLKKKTCSYDFSETPLFRPVYYEFPGARHKIGIVCKENNKIYLIDKDGKLPKGFPLDGGTPFSISHFSTNERMYNLIVGNKDGFLYNYEVY
- a CDS encoding response regulator transcription factor, coding for MIKAIIVDDEKKSVQTMSLMLKEYCPDVEVIGFAHSAIEGAKEVISKKPDLLFLDVEMTGGSGFDLLESLPERNFKVIFVTAHDHYALKAIKFHAIDYVLKPIDVEDLKNAVANFVSQKTNNLKVPSDIERLLEHMKVQKVKKIAVPTTNGIEYLAIDEIMYFTADRSYCKIVLTNNRSILVSKGLSEIEDLLPTENFFRIHKSNTVNLAFVKKHLKTDGGIVELTDGTKLYIARTKKDEFMLAMEKFL
- a CDS encoding histidine kinase, producing the protein MNKFDVKKNKFTYYTDKEGLPNNVVYAVVPDKSGYFWLNTNHGLCRFNPINGACVNYDVKDGLQSYEYNGGAQCRTHNGEIFFGGMNGFNLFAPDEIPNRQIPPRPVITSFRIFNELNYREYFNGDTIQLNYSDNFFSFEFASLDLSNGSNLFYEFKLENVNKYWIKTDADHRLSEFTNIAPGVYKFRVKSSSTNYFGESEETVITLIILPPWWQTWTFRILLAFTIILIIVYIVRTQLKRIRRKNEIERTMLEMEKKIFDTERKALRLQMNPHFIFNTLNAIQYFIFQNDKLSANKYISMFSKLIRQILINSQQNTILLRDYLTALELYIELELLRFENLFDFKISVFPDDSILDYQIPSMILQPYVENAIRHGLIHRKEKGMLQITVRKEEAGRILCSIEDNGIGREKAEEIRLKTKPDHQSLGTQITESRLRLINKLYGSEMFINTFDLTDSKGNPIGTKVELNIPVMEK
- a CDS encoding DMT family protein codes for the protein MWTILLLTVSNIFMTIAWYGHLKFKDVTLWKVVLISWLIAFVEYCFMVPANRVGYGQFNAFELKTIQEVISLVVFSAFAIIYLNESLKWNYIVGFAFIVLAVFFIFKKW